One segment of Streptomyces sp. NBC_00576 DNA contains the following:
- a CDS encoding DUF5719 family protein produces the protein MNRTTISLIAGTAALAAVTGFASLSAPDASDAGTAKAAAQLPVERTSLLCPAPSASDLAETTYTSFTPVTEGTGSDGKAELTAVTAKSAAGAKGKGKAAKPVLTPKEPGKPVTGDTSGGDAPALVGTAEGKFAPGWTMQETTEVAAGIGRGLLGVNCTVPDTEFWFPGASTAADRTDYVHLTNPDDSAAVVDIELYGKDGSLKSEVGEGITVPPHGSEPILLSTLTDGPQADLTVHVNVRSGRVGAAVQALDAKTGGDWLTASTEPAGSLVLPGIPRDATAVRLIAFTPSDSDADLKVRLASPTGLITPAGNETLHIKAGMTAAVDLGDLTRGEAGSLVLTPTDSAVPFVAALEVVRGKGAKQETAFIPATGPVSARATVVGNTARGTILSLTAPDGAAQVKVTASAGSQGGTAATKTYTIKSGTTQDVELPVPAGLKGTYALTVERVSGGAVYASRTLVAPVNGISAFTVQTLPDDRGTVAVPDAEQDLSVLQK, from the coding sequence GTGAACCGCACCACCATCTCCCTGATCGCCGGCACGGCCGCGCTCGCCGCCGTCACCGGGTTCGCCTCGCTGAGCGCACCGGACGCGTCCGACGCGGGCACGGCCAAGGCCGCCGCCCAGCTGCCCGTGGAGCGCACGAGCCTGCTCTGCCCGGCTCCCAGCGCCTCCGACCTCGCGGAGACGACGTACACGTCCTTCACGCCCGTCACGGAAGGCACCGGGAGCGACGGCAAGGCCGAACTCACCGCTGTCACCGCGAAGTCGGCCGCCGGCGCCAAGGGCAAGGGCAAGGCGGCCAAGCCCGTCCTCACCCCCAAGGAACCCGGCAAGCCGGTCACGGGGGACACCTCGGGTGGTGACGCGCCCGCGCTCGTCGGCACCGCCGAGGGGAAGTTCGCGCCGGGCTGGACCATGCAGGAGACCACCGAGGTCGCCGCAGGCATCGGGCGCGGCCTGCTGGGCGTCAACTGCACCGTCCCGGACACCGAGTTCTGGTTCCCGGGCGCCAGTACCGCCGCCGACCGCACGGACTACGTCCACCTGACCAATCCGGACGACTCCGCCGCGGTCGTCGACATCGAGCTGTACGGCAAGGACGGCAGCCTCAAGTCCGAGGTGGGCGAGGGCATCACGGTCCCGCCGCACGGCAGCGAGCCGATCCTGCTGTCCACGCTCACGGACGGACCGCAGGCCGACCTCACCGTGCATGTGAACGTGCGCAGCGGCCGGGTCGGCGCGGCCGTCCAGGCCCTGGACGCCAAGACCGGCGGCGACTGGCTGACCGCGTCCACCGAACCGGCGGGCAGTCTGGTCCTGCCGGGCATCCCCAGGGACGCCACCGCCGTACGCCTGATCGCGTTCACGCCCAGCGACAGCGACGCCGACCTGAAGGTGCGCCTGGCCTCTCCGACCGGCCTGATCACCCCGGCCGGAAACGAGACGCTGCACATCAAGGCGGGCATGACCGCCGCCGTCGACCTCGGTGACCTCACACGCGGCGAGGCCGGCTCCCTGGTGCTCACACCGACCGACAGTGCGGTGCCGTTCGTCGCCGCCCTGGAGGTCGTACGCGGCAAGGGCGCCAAGCAGGAGACCGCTTTCATCCCGGCCACGGGGCCGGTCTCCGCGCGCGCGACGGTCGTCGGCAACACCGCCAGGGGCACCATCCTCTCCCTGACCGCCCCGGACGGCGCCGCCCAGGTCAAGGTCACGGCGTCCGCGGGCAGCCAGGGCGGCACGGCGGCTACGAAGACGTACACGATCAAGAGCGGTACCACCCAGGACGTCGAACTCCCCGTCCCGGCAGGCCTGAAGGGCACGTACGCGCTGACGGTCGAGCGGGTCTCCGGGGGAGCCGTCTACGCGTCCCGGACCCTCGTCGCACCGGTGAACGGCATCTCGGCGTTCACGGTCCAGACCCTGCCGGACGACCGGGGGACGGTGGCGGTGCCTGACGCGGAGCAGGATCTGTCGGTCCTGCAGAAGTGA
- a CDS encoding cysteine dioxygenase, whose amino-acid sequence MNSDSDLQIAGDILEVPHLLQAPREHPATVADFVGLARAVAADRSQWEHLVQYDATSRWYHRLRTGPGYEVWLLSWVPGQGSGLHDHGGSSGVLTVLDGQLTERTERGTRALRAGSQRVFAPGYVHEVVNDSLEPAVSLHVYYPGLTEMPMHAARCAPSAAVTAESH is encoded by the coding sequence ATGAACAGCGACAGCGACCTCCAGATCGCCGGCGACATCCTCGAAGTACCGCACCTCCTCCAGGCCCCGCGCGAGCACCCGGCCACCGTCGCCGACTTCGTCGGCCTGGCCCGCGCCGTCGCCGCGGACCGCTCCCAGTGGGAGCACCTCGTCCAGTACGACGCGACGTCGCGCTGGTACCACCGGCTGCGCACCGGCCCCGGCTACGAGGTGTGGCTGCTGTCCTGGGTCCCCGGGCAGGGCAGCGGGCTGCACGACCACGGCGGTTCGTCAGGCGTTCTGACGGTCCTGGACGGGCAGCTGACCGAGCGGACGGAGCGCGGCACGCGCGCGTTGCGGGCGGGGTCGCAACGGGTGTTCGCTCCGGGGTACGTCCACGAGGTGGTCAACGACAGCCTCGAACCGGCCGTGAGCCTGCACGTCTACTACCCGGGCCTGACGGAGATGCCGATGCACGCGGCACGCTGCGCACCCTCGGCAGCGGTGACGGCCGAGAGCCACTGA
- a CDS encoding glycosyltransferase, with the protein MSAHSHTAADYGTAATPEFPRHVVTAVLVSHDGARWLPDALAGVLGQERPVQNVMAADTGSADESAQLLSDALGADRVLHLARRTGFGQAVEEAHRTAPVLTPDELTYLKRPSGWDPVSRSWRDDAYDMPELPHGEPVQWLWLLHDDCAPDPDALAQLLRVVEHEHELGRGDDIAVVGPKLRGWYDRRQLLEVGVTIANSGRRWTGLDRREQDQGQHDHVRPVLSVSTAGMLVRRDIFEELGGFDRRLPLMRDDVDLCWRATAAGHRVLVAPEAVVRHAEASSRERRTVDCVGRTSASPHKVDKAGAVYTLLVNSRTAQLPWVLLRVILGTLVRTVAYLVGKAPGQAVDEIRGLLGTLLRPERIIAGRRRRGVPQIDKGELRALFPPPGATVRATIEQVAGDLGGRSDPEVTSGAGRHGSAVESGPGGDDADFLEVEQFVRLKRIARKPGPVLFLVLLLVSLVACRELLGGGALAGGALLPAPADSAELWARYLDAWHPVGVGDTSSAPPYLALVAMLASTLFGSTGLAVTVLLIAAVPLAGFTAYFASRPLVESRLLRAWAAVVYAFLPAATGALAGGRIGTAVLAVLLPLMARAGIAASGLTHASGARGSWRATWAYTLLLTITTAFTPIVWPIALLLGLALLVVRRGEIAAYGVRFLAQFGVPLLVLAPWSLSLLPFGFFQEAGLEYGSGAAGALDLLGASPGGPGTVSGLMLIGVVLAALAALLRTERQFGIWTAWAVALVALVFAVLSNSSAWAGPATLVYGLALLAAAALGADGARSRVAEQSFGWRQPVAALIAFAAAAGPLLLAAGWMISGADGPLERREPVQVPAFVAEESGTRDQARTLVLASDSTARVGYTLVRGSGARLGDGELAAQSGENALLDKVVANLVAGSGADQADELGDFAVRYVLVHRGAPRQVSRVLDATPGLSRLSQRDGGALWRVDQQVSRAAIVPASGSGDPQPVAAGPVDIHTTIPAGSGSRVLRLADAVDESWTATLDGEPLTPTTLDGWAQGFELPSSGGKLDVTFDTPIGHTAWLWTQGALAVVLVVMALPGRRRDVDDDLPEEEREIPAQAATGEGRRARRLRAQAEADQTEQPDDQAEFPSDPPPPAEEAPAAIPHQQPYGDEWNNAAYAGTQYEGYSADQYQNAQQYPPGTYDPAYQGDPYQSGQYDPYAYGGSPQTTPYDQTYTQDYDPAYDPAQPHQPHPQGEHPDGSQQ; encoded by the coding sequence ATGTCCGCGCACAGCCACACGGCAGCCGACTACGGCACTGCCGCAACGCCCGAGTTCCCGCGTCACGTGGTGACCGCGGTGCTCGTCTCCCACGACGGCGCCCGCTGGCTGCCTGACGCGCTTGCCGGGGTGCTCGGCCAGGAGCGCCCGGTGCAGAACGTCATGGCGGCCGACACCGGCAGCGCGGACGAATCCGCCCAGCTGCTCAGCGACGCCCTCGGCGCCGACCGCGTCCTGCACCTCGCCCGCCGCACCGGCTTCGGCCAGGCCGTCGAGGAGGCCCACCGCACCGCGCCGGTCCTCACCCCGGACGAGCTGACGTACCTGAAGCGCCCCAGCGGCTGGGACCCCGTCTCCCGCAGCTGGCGCGACGACGCGTACGACATGCCGGAGCTCCCCCACGGGGAGCCGGTCCAATGGCTCTGGCTGCTGCACGACGACTGTGCCCCCGACCCGGACGCCCTGGCCCAGCTGCTGCGGGTTGTGGAGCACGAGCACGAGTTGGGCCGGGGCGACGACATCGCGGTGGTCGGCCCCAAGCTGCGCGGCTGGTACGACCGCAGACAGCTCCTCGAAGTCGGCGTGACCATCGCCAACTCCGGCCGCCGCTGGACCGGCCTGGACCGCCGGGAGCAGGACCAGGGTCAGCACGACCATGTCCGCCCGGTGCTGTCCGTGTCCACCGCCGGCATGCTCGTACGGCGCGACATCTTCGAGGAACTCGGCGGCTTCGACCGCAGGCTGCCCCTGATGCGCGACGACGTCGACCTGTGCTGGCGCGCCACCGCCGCCGGCCACCGGGTCCTCGTCGCCCCGGAAGCGGTCGTACGGCACGCCGAGGCGTCCTCCCGCGAGCGCCGCACCGTCGACTGCGTGGGCCGCACCTCCGCGTCCCCGCACAAGGTCGACAAGGCCGGCGCCGTCTACACCCTCCTCGTCAACAGCCGTACGGCACAGCTGCCCTGGGTGCTGCTGCGCGTGATCCTCGGCACGCTGGTGCGCACGGTGGCGTATCTCGTCGGCAAGGCCCCCGGACAGGCCGTCGACGAGATCCGCGGCCTCCTGGGCACCCTGCTGCGGCCTGAGCGGATCATCGCCGGGCGCCGCCGCCGAGGTGTGCCCCAGATCGACAAGGGCGAACTGAGAGCACTGTTCCCGCCGCCCGGCGCGACCGTGCGGGCCACCATCGAACAGGTCGCCGGCGACCTCGGCGGCCGCTCCGACCCCGAGGTCACCTCCGGCGCGGGCCGGCACGGCAGCGCGGTCGAGTCCGGACCCGGCGGTGACGACGCCGACTTCCTGGAGGTCGAGCAGTTCGTCCGCCTCAAGCGCATCGCCCGCAAACCCGGTCCGGTGCTCTTCCTCGTACTTCTGCTCGTGTCACTCGTCGCCTGCCGCGAACTGCTCGGCGGCGGTGCCCTCGCGGGCGGCGCGCTGCTCCCGGCCCCCGCCGACTCCGCCGAACTCTGGGCGCGCTATCTGGACGCCTGGCATCCGGTGGGCGTCGGAGACACCTCGTCGGCGCCGCCCTATCTGGCGCTCGTCGCGATGCTCGCCTCCACCCTGTTCGGCTCGACGGGCCTCGCGGTCACCGTCCTGCTGATCGCCGCGGTGCCGCTGGCCGGTTTCACCGCGTACTTCGCCTCCCGCCCGCTCGTCGAATCACGGCTCCTGCGCGCGTGGGCGGCCGTCGTCTACGCCTTCCTGCCCGCCGCCACCGGCGCCCTGGCAGGCGGCCGGATCGGCACCGCCGTACTCGCCGTCCTCCTGCCGCTGATGGCCCGCGCGGGCATCGCGGCAAGCGGTCTCACGCATGCGTCGGGAGCGCGCGGCAGCTGGCGCGCCACCTGGGCGTACACACTGCTGCTGACGATCACCACGGCCTTCACCCCGATCGTGTGGCCCATCGCCCTGCTGCTCGGTCTCGCGCTCCTCGTCGTACGGCGAGGCGAGATCGCCGCCTACGGGGTGCGCTTCCTGGCCCAGTTCGGCGTACCGCTGCTGGTCCTCGCCCCGTGGTCGCTGTCCCTGCTCCCGTTCGGCTTCTTCCAGGAAGCGGGTCTGGAGTACGGCTCCGGCGCCGCCGGCGCCCTCGACCTCCTCGGCGCCAGCCCGGGCGGCCCCGGCACGGTCAGCGGGCTGATGCTCATCGGCGTCGTGCTGGCCGCACTGGCCGCCCTGCTGCGCACGGAGCGCCAGTTCGGCATCTGGACCGCCTGGGCGGTCGCCCTGGTGGCGCTCGTCTTCGCGGTCCTCTCGAACAGTTCGGCGTGGGCCGGACCCGCCACCCTCGTCTACGGTCTCGCCCTGCTCGCCGCCGCCGCACTCGGTGCCGACGGGGCACGCTCGCGCGTGGCCGAGCAGAGCTTCGGCTGGCGCCAGCCGGTCGCCGCGCTGATCGCTTTCGCCGCCGCCGCAGGCCCGCTGCTTCTCGCCGCCGGCTGGATGATCAGCGGTGCCGACGGCCCCCTGGAACGGCGCGAGCCCGTCCAGGTGCCCGCCTTCGTCGCCGAGGAGAGCGGCACACGCGACCAGGCCCGCACCCTGGTCCTGGCCAGCGACTCCACCGCCCGTGTCGGCTACACCCTCGTCCGCGGCTCCGGCGCCCGCCTCGGCGACGGCGAACTCGCGGCCCAGAGCGGCGAGAACGCGCTCCTCGACAAGGTCGTCGCCAACCTCGTCGCGGGCTCGGGCGCCGACCAGGCCGACGAACTCGGCGACTTCGCCGTGCGCTACGTCCTCGTCCACCGGGGAGCGCCCCGCCAGGTCAGCCGCGTCCTGGACGCCACGCCAGGACTGAGCAGGCTCAGCCAGCGGGACGGCGGCGCGCTGTGGCGTGTCGACCAGCAGGTCTCGCGCGCAGCCATCGTCCCGGCGTCCGGCTCCGGCGACCCGCAGCCCGTCGCCGCCGGACCCGTCGACATCCACACCACGATCCCGGCCGGCTCCGGCAGCCGCGTCCTGCGCCTCGCCGACGCCGTCGACGAGTCCTGGACAGCCACGCTGGACGGCGAACCCCTCACCCCCACCACGCTTGACGGCTGGGCCCAGGGCTTCGAACTTCCCTCCTCCGGAGGGAAGCTGGACGTCACCTTCGACACCCCGATCGGCCACACCGCCTGGCTGTGGACGCAGGGCGCGCTCGCCGTCGTCCTCGTCGTCATGGCCCTGCCGGGCCGCCGCCGGGACGTCGACGACGACCTCCCCGAGGAAGAGCGCGAGATCCCCGCCCAGGCCGCCACCGGCGAGGGCCGCCGCGCCCGCCGACTGCGCGCCCAGGCGGAGGCCGACCAGACCGAACAGCCCGACGACCAGGCCGAGTTCCCGTCGGACCCCCCTCCTCCTGCGGAGGAGGCCCCGGCCGCGATCCCGCACCAGCAGCCCTACGGCGACGAATGGAACAACGCGGCCTACGCGGGCACCCAGTACGAGGGCTACAGCGCCGACCAGTACCAGAACGCCCAGCAGTACCCGCCGGGCACCTACGACCCGGCGTACCAGGGGGACCCCTACCAGAGCGGCCAGTACGACCCGTACGCGTACGGCGGTTCGCCGCAGACGACGCCGTACGACCAGACGTACACCCAGGATTACGACCCCGCGTACGACCCGGCGCAGCCACACCAGCCCCACCCGCAGGGTGAGCACCCCGACGGGAGCCAGCAGTGA
- a CDS encoding phosphomannomutase/phosphoglucomutase, translating to MSADLSQLVKAYDVRGVVPDQWDEPLAELFGAAFIQVTGADAIVIGHDMRPSSPGLSRAFARGAAARGVDVTEIGLCSTDQLYYASGAFDLPGAMFTASHNPAQYNGIKMCRAGAAPVGQDTGLTEIRELVESWLDSGAPERESVTTGTITRRDTLEDYAAHLRSLVDLTSIRPLKVVVDAGNGMGGHTVPTVFAGLPLTVVPMYFELDGTFPNHEANPLDPANLVDLQKRVREENADLGIAFDGDADRCFVVDAQGAPVSPSAITALVASRELARNGGSGTVIHNLITSWSVPEVVREQGGTPVRTRVGHSFIKAEMARTGAIFGGEHSAHYYFKDFWNADTGMLAALHVLAALGGQNSPLSALVAQYDRYAGSGEINSTVDDQTGRLAAIRTAYEALDGIELDELDGLTIAATDWWFNVRPSNTEPLLRLNAEARDEETMAKVRDEVLAIIRA from the coding sequence GTGTCTGCAGATCTGTCGCAGCTCGTGAAGGCGTACGACGTACGTGGAGTGGTCCCGGACCAGTGGGACGAGCCGCTGGCGGAACTGTTCGGCGCCGCCTTCATCCAGGTGACCGGGGCGGACGCGATCGTGATCGGACACGACATGCGGCCCTCGTCGCCCGGCCTGTCGCGGGCCTTCGCGCGCGGAGCGGCGGCACGCGGCGTCGACGTGACCGAGATCGGGCTGTGCTCCACGGACCAGCTCTACTACGCGTCCGGCGCGTTCGACCTGCCCGGCGCCATGTTCACCGCCTCGCACAACCCGGCCCAGTACAACGGCATCAAAATGTGCCGGGCAGGTGCCGCGCCGGTCGGTCAGGACACGGGCCTGACCGAGATCCGTGAACTGGTCGAATCCTGGCTGGACTCAGGCGCACCGGAGCGGGAGTCCGTGACCACGGGAACGATCACGCGGCGGGACACGTTGGAGGACTACGCGGCACACCTCCGCTCGCTCGTCGACCTGACCTCCATCCGCCCCCTGAAGGTCGTCGTCGACGCGGGCAATGGCATGGGCGGCCACACCGTCCCGACGGTCTTCGCCGGTCTGCCCCTCACCGTCGTCCCCATGTACTTCGAGCTGGACGGCACGTTCCCGAACCACGAGGCCAACCCACTCGACCCGGCCAACCTCGTGGACCTCCAGAAGCGCGTCCGCGAAGAGAACGCCGACCTCGGCATCGCCTTCGACGGCGACGCGGACCGCTGTTTCGTGGTCGACGCACAGGGCGCCCCGGTCTCGCCGTCGGCGATCACGGCCCTGGTGGCCTCCCGCGAGCTGGCCCGCAACGGCGGCTCCGGGACGGTCATCCACAACCTGATCACGTCCTGGTCGGTCCCGGAGGTCGTCCGCGAACAGGGCGGCACACCGGTACGCACGCGCGTGGGCCACTCCTTCATCAAGGCGGAGATGGCGCGCACGGGCGCGATCTTCGGCGGCGAGCACTCCGCGCACTACTACTTCAAGGACTTCTGGAACGCGGACACGGGAATGCTGGCCGCCCTGCACGTCCTCGCCGCGCTCGGCGGCCAGAACAGCCCTCTGTCGGCCCTCGTCGCCCAGTACGACCGGTACGCGGGCTCCGGCGAGATCAACTCCACGGTGGACGACCAGACGGGCCGCCTGGCCGCGATCAGGACGGCCTACGAGGCCCTGGACGGCATCGAACTCGACGAGCTGGACGGCCTGACGATCGCGGCGACGGACTGGTGGTTCAACGTCCGCCCCTCCAACACGGAGCCCCTGCTACGCCTGAACGCGGAGGCACGGGACGAGGAGACGATGGCGAAGGTACGGGACGAAGTCCTGGCCATCATCCGAGCCTGA
- the cofD gene encoding 2-phospho-L-lactate transferase — protein sequence MRIVVLAGGIGGARFLRGLQRAVPDADITVIGNTGDDIHLFGLKVCPDLDTVMYTLGGGINEEQGWGRTDETFHLKEELAAYGVGPEWFGLGDRDFATHIVRTQMLGAGYPLSAVTEALCDRWKPGVRLIPMSDDRVETHVAVEVDGERKAVHFQEYWVRLRASVPAEAIVPVGAEQAKPAPGVLEAIADADVILFPPSNPVVSVGTILAVPGIREAIAEAGVPVVGLSPIVGDAPVRGMADKVLAAVGVEATAAAVAEHYGSGLLDGWLVDTVDAGAVERVETAGIRCRAVPLMMTDVEASAQMAREALALAEEVRGA from the coding sequence ATGCGCATTGTGGTTCTGGCAGGCGGCATCGGCGGTGCCCGGTTCCTGCGCGGTCTTCAGCGGGCCGTGCCGGACGCGGACATCACCGTCATCGGCAACACCGGGGACGACATTCACCTCTTCGGGCTCAAGGTCTGCCCCGACCTCGACACGGTGATGTACACCCTCGGCGGCGGCATCAACGAGGAGCAGGGCTGGGGGCGGACCGACGAGACCTTCCATCTGAAGGAGGAGCTCGCGGCGTACGGCGTCGGACCGGAGTGGTTCGGCCTCGGCGACCGGGACTTCGCCACGCACATCGTGCGGACGCAGATGCTCGGCGCGGGCTATCCGCTGAGCGCCGTCACGGAGGCGCTGTGCGACCGGTGGAAACCCGGGGTGCGGCTCATCCCGATGTCCGACGACCGCGTGGAGACCCATGTCGCCGTGGAGGTCGACGGTGAGCGCAAGGCCGTCCACTTCCAGGAGTACTGGGTGCGGCTGCGGGCCTCCGTTCCGGCCGAGGCCATCGTGCCGGTCGGCGCGGAGCAGGCGAAGCCGGCACCGGGGGTCCTTGAGGCGATCGCCGACGCCGACGTGATCCTCTTTCCGCCGTCCAACCCGGTCGTGTCCGTCGGCACGATCCTGGCCGTGCCCGGGATCCGTGAGGCGATCGCGGAGGCCGGGGTGCCCGTGGTGGGCCTCTCCCCCATCGTCGGGGACGCGCCCGTGCGCGGGATGGCCGACAAGGTGCTCGCGGCGGTCGGCGTGGAGGCGACGGCAGCGGCGGTCGCCGAGCACTACGGCTCGGGGCTGCTGGACGGCTGGCTCGTCGACACGGTCGACGCGGGCGCGGTGGAGCGGGTGGAGACGGCCGGCATCCGCTGCCGTGCTGTGCCGCTGATGATGACGGACGTGGAGGCGTCGGCGCAGATGGCGCGCGAGGCGCTCGCGCTGGCGGAGGAGGTGCGGGGCGCTTGA
- a CDS encoding DUF3499 domain-containing protein — translation MGSRRGPLKSAVPSNVVSPVRRCSRTACGRPAVATLTYVYADSTAVLGPLATYAEPHCYDLCAEHSERLTAPRGWEVVRLLDSSAPARPSGDDLEALANAVREAARPPERAAEAGGGARMADPREVARRGHLRVLRSPDN, via the coding sequence GTGGGGAGTCGTCGCGGCCCGCTCAAGAGTGCGGTACCGTCCAACGTCGTGAGCCCTGTACGTCGCTGTTCGCGCACCGCTTGCGGCCGTCCCGCCGTCGCGACGCTGACGTACGTCTACGCCGACTCGACCGCGGTCCTCGGCCCTCTCGCCACCTACGCCGAACCCCACTGCTACGACCTGTGCGCCGAGCACTCCGAGCGCCTCACCGCGCCGCGCGGCTGGGAGGTCGTCCGGCTCCTGGACAGCTCCGCTCCCGCGCGGCCCAGCGGTGACGATCTGGAAGCGCTTGCCAACGCGGTCCGCGAAGCGGCCCGTCCACCGGAGCGGGCGGCCGAAGCCGGCGGCGGGGCACGCATGGCCGACCCGCGCGAGGTCGCACGACGTGGGCACCTGAGGGTGCTGAGGTCCCCGGACAACTGA
- a CDS encoding metallopeptidase family protein: MDNPVPPRAAGPGPRRRDRHGRGMRGPVAPPQVPLSASRAEAFADLVQDSVERLERRWPQLADIDFLVLEVPRLEGPPEAWADETVPLGGTIPAHEGHPARVVVYRRPVEIRTKGRDERAALVHEVVVEQVAELLGLTPDTVDPRYGEE; the protein is encoded by the coding sequence ATGGACAACCCCGTACCGCCCCGCGCCGCAGGACCCGGGCCCCGCCGCCGTGATCGCCACGGCCGTGGCATGCGCGGCCCCGTGGCGCCGCCGCAGGTTCCGCTCTCCGCGAGCCGCGCCGAGGCGTTCGCGGATCTGGTGCAGGACTCGGTGGAGCGGCTGGAGCGGCGGTGGCCGCAGCTCGCGGACATCGACTTCCTCGTCCTCGAAGTACCGCGGCTCGAAGGCCCGCCCGAGGCCTGGGCCGACGAAACAGTCCCCCTGGGGGGCACGATTCCCGCCCATGAGGGTCACCCCGCGCGCGTGGTGGTCTATCGCCGCCCGGTCGAGATCCGCACCAAGGGCCGCGACGAACGCGCGGCCCTGGTCCACGAGGTCGTGGTCGAGCAGGTCGCCGAACTTCTGGGGCTCACCCCGGACACCGTGGATCCGCGGTACGGCGAGGAATGA
- a CDS encoding SIS domain-containing protein, with the protein MLDESLLDAPEALADADRRGLLRGAAEAGARVRTAARHAAEAGINDLKPDGRPRAVLIAGPGAAATCVADLLGTLAGATTPVTRLAPTGVAPAAGALRWDLPGWAGSVDLLLIATPDGTEPGLSLLAEQAYRRGCTVAAVAPAGTPLAETVQGAAHGLFVRMATAPYEQEETDQPLAASAPGVLWALLTPLLALLDRTGLLIAPPDALEKVADRLDHIAERCGPAIATYSNPAKTLAAELADTLPVIWTEGTSAGPAGRRFAAALAELAGRPALAAELPEALAAHGALLASRLAAGADPDDFFRDRVNEAPALHARVVLLRDRPTGGLSAAPAARELALGHDTAISELEPEDGAELETLAELIATTDFAAVYLALTAGT; encoded by the coding sequence ATGCTCGACGAATCGCTGCTCGACGCCCCCGAGGCGTTGGCGGACGCAGACCGCCGCGGCCTCCTCCGCGGTGCGGCCGAAGCAGGCGCCCGCGTCCGTACCGCCGCCCGGCACGCGGCCGAGGCAGGCATCAACGACCTGAAACCGGACGGCCGCCCCCGCGCCGTCCTGATCGCGGGCCCCGGCGCCGCCGCGACCTGCGTCGCCGACCTCCTCGGCACCCTCGCCGGCGCGACCACTCCCGTAACACGCCTGGCCCCCACCGGCGTCGCCCCCGCGGCAGGCGCCCTGCGCTGGGACCTGCCGGGCTGGGCCGGCTCCGTGGACCTGCTCCTGATCGCCACTCCCGACGGCACCGAACCGGGTCTGTCCCTGCTCGCCGAGCAGGCCTACCGCCGCGGCTGCACCGTCGCCGCCGTCGCGCCCGCAGGCACGCCGCTCGCCGAGACGGTGCAGGGCGCGGCCCACGGCCTGTTCGTACGGATGGCGACCGCCCCGTACGAGCAGGAAGAGACGGACCAGCCGCTCGCCGCGTCCGCCCCCGGCGTCCTGTGGGCACTGCTCACCCCGCTGCTCGCCCTCCTGGACCGCACCGGCCTGCTCATCGCCCCGCCGGACGCGCTGGAGAAGGTCGCCGACCGCCTCGACCACATCGCCGAACGATGCGGCCCGGCCATCGCGACGTACAGCAATCCGGCCAAGACCCTCGCCGCCGAACTCGCGGACACGCTCCCGGTGATCTGGACGGAGGGCACGTCGGCCGGGCCCGCGGGCCGCCGGTTCGCCGCCGCACTCGCCGAACTGGCCGGCCGTCCCGCACTCGCCGCCGAACTCCCCGAGGCGCTCGCCGCGCACGGCGCCCTGCTCGCGAGCCGACTCGCCGCGGGCGCCGACCCCGACGACTTCTTCCGCGACCGGGTGAACGAGGCTCCCGCCCTGCACGCGCGCGTGGTCCTGCTCCGCGACCGCCCGACCGGCGGCCTCAGCGCCGCCCCCGCCGCCCGCGAACTCGCCCTCGGTCATGACACGGCGATCAGCGAGCTCGAACCGGAGGACGGCGCCGAACTGGAGACCCTGGCGGAACTGATCGCCACCACGGACTTCGCAGCGGTGTACCTGGCGCTGACTGCCGGGACCTGA
- a CDS encoding WhiB family transcriptional regulator: MTETVQQLLVDDADEELGWQERALCAQTDPESFFPEKGGSTREAKKVCLACEVRSECLEYALAKDERFGIWGGLSERERRRLKKAAV, from the coding sequence ATGACCGAGACGGTGCAGCAACTGCTGGTCGACGACGCGGACGAGGAACTCGGCTGGCAGGAGCGCGCGCTGTGCGCCCAGACCGACCCCGAGTCCTTCTTTCCCGAGAAGGGCGGGTCGACCCGCGAGGCCAAGAAGGTCTGCCTCGCGTGCGAGGTCCGCTCCGAGTGCCTTGAGTACGCCCTCGCGAAAGACGAACGCTTCGGCATCTGGGGCGGCCTGTCCGAGCGCGAACGCCGCCGGCTGAAGAAGGCCGCCGTCTGA
- a CDS encoding Trm112 family protein encodes MPLEAGLLEILACPACHAPLKEQETELICTGQDCGLAYPVRDGIPVLLVDEARRPA; translated from the coding sequence ATGCCGCTAGAAGCCGGCCTCCTGGAGATCCTCGCCTGCCCGGCCTGCCACGCTCCCCTCAAGGAGCAGGAGACCGAGCTGATCTGCACCGGCCAGGACTGCGGCCTGGCGTACCCCGTCCGGGACGGAATCCCCGTACTGCTCGTCGACGAGGCCAGGCGCCCCGCGTAG